Proteins co-encoded in one Candidatus Babeliales bacterium genomic window:
- a CDS encoding LON peptidase substrate-binding domain-containing protein produces MRSVVNQKKINISSEILPVIPTMDVVVFPQIIVPLLVLDEKIINGINQSIEEKKMVFLLAAKNGVDPQGAISTDDLYTVGTIATVMRLIKLPEGGIKILVQGLCKARVLDIMTNENILQAKVQKIEAEDSNNIELIACVQKIKKIADQMATSGYTFSPDFHIILSKMNDAGKIGDFILSHLNLNVGDAQKLLETETQKDFLILLSDYLTKEVQTAEIQEKIRNNARESMNR; encoded by the coding sequence ATGAGAAGTGTTGTCAATCAAAAAAAAATCAATATTTCTTCAGAAATATTGCCAGTTATACCAACAATGGATGTTGTTGTCTTTCCGCAAATTATTGTACCATTACTTGTTCTTGATGAAAAAATTATTAACGGAATTAATCAATCAATAGAAGAAAAAAAAATGGTATTTCTACTTGCAGCAAAAAATGGGGTAGATCCACAAGGAGCAATTAGTACCGATGACCTCTATACTGTTGGAACAATCGCAACGGTGATGCGTCTTATTAAACTACCTGAAGGTGGTATTAAAATTCTTGTTCAAGGATTATGTAAGGCTCGTGTACTTGATATCATGACAAATGAAAATATTTTACAAGCAAAAGTACAAAAAATTGAAGCCGAGGATAGCAATAATATAGAGTTAATTGCTTGTGTACAAAAAATTAAAAAAATTGCAGATCAAATGGCGACATCAGGCTACACATTTAGTCCTGATTTTCATATTATTTTGTCAAAAATGAATGATGCAGGAAAAATCGGTGATTTTATACTTTCTCACCTCAATTTAAATGTTGGTGATGCTCAAAAACTTCTTGAAACTGAAACACAGAAAGACTTTCTTATATTATTATCTGATTATTTAACTAAAGAAGTACAAACTGCAGAAATTCAAGAAAAAATAAGAAATAATGCTCGCGAATCAATGAATCGTT